The following nucleotide sequence is from Tolumonas lignilytica.
AATGGGCAGATCCAACCATTCAATCGCCATTCAGGATCTCCTGAATCACAATTCGTTTCGCGCGATGCTGTAACCAGCGAACACCAAATACATCGACCAGCCCAACCCACAGACGGTTCCATACACCATAATTGGAGACACCCGCCATGCGAGGGCGATGATTAACCGGATGGATCATCATTTCGCCACCCAGACTCTGAATCAGAGCCGGAACGTAACGGTGCATATGGTTAAATGCAGGTAACTGAACATACCAATCACGACGTGTAGCTTTTAAACCACAGCCGGTGTCAGGAATGCCATCTTTCAGCATCCAGTCTCTAAATCCATTGGCTAATTTGGATGACAGTCGCTTTACCCAGTCATCACGGCGAGTCACACGATGCCCAATGATCCCCACTTTTTTCGGATCTTTCACATATGCGGTCTGCAATGCCGTTAACATACCGGGAATGTCTGCCGGATCATTTTGTCCATCCGCATCCAATACCACCAGCCATTCGCCCTTGCCATGTCTGGCACCATTCAGTACGGAGAAACTCTGCCCCACCGATTGTTGATGACGGATCACTTTCAGTTTATTAAAACCTTCATCGCGAATGGCCTTCAAAACCGCAAACGTATCGTCGGTACTGCCGTCATCGACATAAATCAATTCATAATCAAAAGCGCCATCCATTGCAGTTCTGATTTCACTGATTAATGGGCGTATATTTTCTGACTCATTCTTTGCGGGGATAACAACGGTAACTGCTGGTTGGTGTAAAAACGCTTCAGCGTGCTCACAGGTCATGTTTTATTCCTGATACTTCCGATAATGCCCTAGCGACACAAGGGCCAAATTAGCTGTTATTTTGCCTGATCCGGCGCTATGACTAAATAGCCGATGCAGGTTGATGTGTAACAAAAAGCACAAATAGCCCCTATTCTGGAGAAACAGCTTAATCAGCAAAGCTGATATAATCCTTAAAATCTCATCTTGGTATTTATATTTTTTATGCAATCAGATTATTTTCAGCGCTTTGGTGGCATAGCTCGTTTATATGGTGAAGCCGCATTACTGCGTTTTCAGCAAAGTCATGTCTGTGTCATTGGCATTGGCGGTGTCGGTTCATGGGCAGCAGAGGCACTCGCACGCTCCGGTATTGGTCAACTGACGCTGATCGATATGGATGACGTATGTGTCACCAACACTAATCGTCAAGTGCATGCGTTGCAAGGTAACGTCGGCAAGCTGAAAACCGAAGTCATGGCTGAACGTATCCGCTTAATTAATCCGGAATGTCAGATCAATATCGTGGATGACTTTATTACCGAAGAAAATCTCACAGGACATCTCGACACCCATTTCGATTTTGTCGTTGATGCCATCGACAGCCTTAAAGCCAAAGTTTCTTTGCTGGCTTACTGTAAGCGCCAGAAAATTCCGCTAATCACTACCGGCGGTGCTGGCGGACAAAAAGATCCCACTCAGATCGCCATCATCGATCTGGCAAAAACCACTCAAGATCCTCTCGCCGCTAAAGTCCGCGCTGAGCTACGACGCAAATTCAACTTTCCCCGGGATCCCAAAAAGAAATTTGGCATTCCCTGCGTCTATTCTACCGAGCAGTTAACTTATCCGGATGGCGCCGGCGGGACATGCAGCGCTAAAGCCAGCAGTGACGGCAATATGAAGATGGATTGTGCTTCCGGATTTGGCGCTACTACCGTTGTAACCGCCACTTTCGGATTTGTCGCCGTCTCTTACGTGCTGCAAAAATTAAGCGGAAAATAAAAAACCACAAAGGTATTCTGTTGGCCTTTGTGGTTTTTCTAAATTCAAAAAGAAATAGATTCAGACGGTTAAGCCGTCTGATTCAATAACACCATATCTGCAAATAGCTTGCCCTGCAGAAAATCGATCCCTAACTGGCATAACGTTTCGCGATGTATTTCATCGTCAACACCCGCCGCCAACATAGGAACACAATTACTTTCGGCAAAAGAAATCCAACGCGCCCATTGATCTTCCGGCACTTGACGGATATCCATGCGCAACATATCGACAGGTAAAGACATTGCCGTGATCTGCATCAGTAATTTCACGTCAAAACAAAAACGCACGCCGCACTGCCGTAAATCAGCAATAATTTCAGACAGATTGGACTGCTTATTGTTTGAGTCTAATTGCATCACATTAACCATGACCCAACGGTTTGCACTTGGATCGGCCAACAGCAAGAGTGCCTCAATGACTTCCTCTTCCTGCAATGAATCGGCAAACAGATTAATACAACAGCAGCCAGTCAGATGATGAGTTCGCAGTACGGGCTCTGCCATACGACAAACTTCGAGATCAAGGTTCTGCCGTAAACCCATATGGTTTACGATCTTCATAAACATCGCCGGATCTTTGTGCTGCTTATGCAACAACATCATTTCGTGACCATATAATTCGCCTTTCTGGCGAAAGATTGGCTGAGCCACAAACCGCAACGATGCTTTATTCAGTACGGCAGGTAATCCGTCTAGCATGAGATTCCTCCACCTCGAATTCTCTGATAACCATTCTAAACTAATCGAAATTTCGATTAATGTGCTCTAGTAGTAATTTTATGCAGATAGTGCGCAAAAATCACTCATTTTTTTCCACACAGCCTGCAATCCATTGGTTCTGGATGGTGTTATATGCTGAGCTAACCCTAACTCGGCAAAGTAAGATGCTACTTGGATCTGTTGGATCTTGTCAGCAGGCTGATGATTAGCAACTGCTAAAAGTGTGATCAATAACGATTTTACGATGCGAGATTCACTGTCTGCGACGAAATGATAGATCCCGTTATTGTCCCGATAAGGCAACAGCCACACCCTACTCTCACAGCCACTCACTTCTAATTCCGTCTGACGCCACTCTAAAGGTAGCGCTGGCACCTTTCGTGTCAACTGTAACAACTGACGGTATCGCTCATCCCAACTGGTGCTTTGTCCTAATAATGTTCGGATAAAGTCGCCATCCAGTCCGGTTCCGGCGCCGATTGGGTAGTTTACTATAAAATCGACCCGATCAGTCATGCAATAACTCCAATGCCTGACGCAATGCCTGCAGGAAAATATCGATTTCCATTTCTTTATTATAGACGCCCAGCGAAATGCGCAAGGTACCAGCCAGCCCCAACGTATTTAGCAAGGGCATCGCACAATGATGTCCGCTTCGCACAGCAATGCCCTGCGCATCAAGCAACTGACACACATCGTGATGATGAGCATGCGTAAAGACGATCGAAACGAGCCCTTGGCGCTCTGTGGGTTGACCGACTAATTCGACGCCCTCTATCGGTTGTAAACCGTGGATCAAGCGCTGTAATAATGCTTGCTGATAGGCTTCCGCCCCGGCCGCCTGTTGTTCAGATAAAAAGTCCAATGCAGCCGATAAACCGATTGCTTCGGCAATGGCTGGGGTTCCGGCTTCAAAACGCAAGGGTGGTAAATTAAATTCGCTCTCGACAAATGTCACTGTCCGGATCATCTCGCCGCCAAATTGCCAAGGTGCTAACTGCGCCAGACATTCATAGCGACCATATAAGACACCAATGCCTGTCGGGCCATATGCTTTATGACCTGAAAAAGCATAAAAATCACAATCCAGTGCTTGCACATCAACAGGTGAATGCGCCACGGCCTGAGCACCGTCGATTAAGGTCATCGCACCGACTTGTTTAGCCAAACGAACAATTTCGGCAACCGGATTCACGGTTCCCAGTACGTTGGAAACATGAACAAGTGCAACAATCCGGGTTTTCGTTGATAACATCGCCCGAAAGGCCAATAAATCCAGTTCACCAGAGCTTAACAAAGGAATAATGCGGAGTTTAGCGCCGGTCTGCTGGGCGATCTGTTGCCAAGTCACCAGATTGGCGTGATGTTCCATCGCCGAAAGCAGGATTTCGTCACCAGCCTGCAGATGACTCTTCCCCCAAGTGTTGGCAACCAGATTGATCGCTTCGGTGGTACCTCGCGTCCAGATAATTTCATCGCTACTGCGAGCATTCAGGAATGAGGCCACACGCTGTCGAGCCTGTTCAAATCGTTGTGTTGCCCGGCCAGCCAATGAATGAGCGCTACGATGGACATTGGCATTGTCGGTACGATAGAAATCCAGCATGGCCTGTAACACGCATTCAGGCTTATGTGCGGTGGCAGCACTGTCGAGATAAACCAACGGATGGCCGTTGATCTGTTGCTGCAAGATCGGAAACTGATCGCGCACCTGCTGTATGTCAAAAAAGGTCATAGCGTGAAACCACCCACCAAGAGAGGGCCGCCATGATAACGTATTCTTATCGCTTCTGGAAAAAAACGCCGAATGGGGCGAATGTTCCATCACTGTCGTACAAGCAAGACAGTGACAGAACATATTCATGAGGAGAGGTTATACAAAGGCCCGATCACAAGCACAGACCGATGGATCGATCTTCCAGTGTACAGGTTAAAGCTTGTGTGGCAGCCGGATTGCTTACTACACGAGTCACGTCAGAGTGGCAGTTTTCAAGGATGGGTTTGGTGACATCCGAGTAGCGCCATCCTGACAACAACGATGGCAGATGCGGATGTTGCGGCGACCAGACCAATGCTTTCCATTTTTCATGGCCGTGTTCATAGAGCTTATCGTAGTTTTTACACAGCGAAGTGGCGAATTTCTTGACGAAATCTCTGCGCGGCTTATCCCGGAATTGTGCAGTGACCAGATATGACTGCACCATCATGACGGGCATGTGTCGCGCTAAAAATGGATAGTTTTTCTTGTCAGCAAAACCAATGCTGTAATCTTTCAACAGTGATTCCGTTGCATCATTTTTGATATTCGTCGCCAGTAATTTGTAATCCTTTCCCAATCGTTGCAGCAAGGGCAGCGGTTGGCCACCAATGATGACAACCACATCGACTTTGCGCTCTTCCGGACCCGCATCAGGATGGGCCAGATGCCACAATGCCGAACGAACATAACGGGTGCTGTCGTCCGAACCAAGTACGCCCGTTTCAATGAAGGGTTTAACGATGACTGGGGCCTTGCCAAACAATTTAAAATAGATATTTTTCGCGGTCAGATTCGTACCACTGCCTTCCGGGCCGATGGCCAGACGTTTTCCTTCGATGTCCTGCAACTCCTGCATCGGTGAGTCTTTATGGACGACAAAGTAGATCTCTTCACTGTAAAGTGGCGCGACAACCCGTAGTGAGTTTAATAATTCTGTTGCCCACTGCCGGATCGCGGGATCCGGATCATGTTGCTCTAAATTGACATAAGTCTGATAAACATCTGACTGCACAATCGCGAAGGAGACGCCCTTGGTTTTACTCAGCGCCTTGATGTTGTCGACATCACCTTTTGAAACCAGATTCTGTAATTCCGGGCTCACATATTCTTTCAGTTCATTACCGATCTGGTAATAGGTATCACTCTGACTGCCGGTGGTGATAGCATTAGCAATCGGGGCGGCAATACCATCGCTCTGCCACAGCATTAAAAGAAAAATAGCCTGCACACACTTCAATCGTAAACGCATCCTGTGTTCCTTACTGTTATATTGCTTATTGCTCATTCCGTTAATGACACAGCTCTGCCGCACGATCCTCCGCAGAGCACACCATTTGGGATTCTTTTACTGATTCAGGCGACACCGCAGGATGGTGTTGCGTTCCTACTGATGGCTCATTCGCCTGTTGTGGTGCATCATGGGGCATCGTCACGCTGGACACAGCACCGGAAGGGATTTTTTCTGCTTGAAGATGAACGGTCGTGTTCGATTTGGTCATGGCCGTCTTTTCTGACGGAATGACCGGTGAGGCAGAGCGAGACGCCTGTCTTTTGCCGGATGACGGGGTTGTAACGGGTTGTTCATTAACCGAGTGATATGCTGCGGACAAGCTAGATAACATCTTGTCTGGTGTAACGCCGGGATAAATAAATTTCATGACGACCAAGACCAGCGTGATGATAAAAACCGTGACTATGATGCCGATGATCCGCCAGTCATACTGGGTCGTTTTCATTTCAATCCCTGAATTCACATAAGCCATGATGTACACCTCCACAAGGTATCTTTTCTGCGTTTTGTTATACTGCCCGCCCGAGACGCTCTGTGGTGATGGTAACAAGGCATGAAACTCAATCCCCGACAACTTGACGCGATGCAGTTTGTATCCGGCCCTTGCCTGGTTCTTGCCGGTGCGGGTAGTGGTAAAACCCGAGTCATCACGGCAAAGATTGCCTACTTGATCCGTGAATGCGGCTATTCCGCACGCCATATCTTCGCGGTCACGTTTACCAATAAAGCCGCCCGAGAAATGAAAGAGCGTGTGGCCCATACGTTAGGCCGTAAAGAGGCTCGCGGGCTGACGGTTTCTACCTTCCACTCTCTGGGTCTGGATCTGATCCGGCGGGAACATCAGCACCTGAATCTGAAAGCCCATTTTTCCCTGTTTGATGACACCGATCAGATGAGTCTGCTCAAAGAGCTGACCGAGACGGAGATACAGGGTGACAAGGTTTTGTTACAGCAATTAGTACAAACCATTTCCCGCTATAAAAATGATCTGATTTTGCCCGCGCAGGCGCTCAAACGGGCGCAAACGCCCGATGAACAGCGCTTTGCTCGCTGGTATGAGCGTTATCAGAAACAAATGAGTGCTTATAACGCGCTGGATTTTGATGACCTGATCCTACTGCCGACGCTGTTGTTAAAAACCAATGAGCAGGTGCGAGAACAATGGCAAAACCGTATCCGTTATCTGCTCGTCGATGAATATCAGGACACCAATACCAGCCAGTATGAGTTAGTTAAACTGCTGGTGGGGGAACGGGCGCGCTTTACGGTGGTGGGCGATGATGACCAGTCGATCTATTCATGGCGCGGGGCTCAACCGCAGAATCTGGTGCGTTTACAACAAGATTTTCCGCGACTGAATGTGATCAAGCTGGAGCAAAACTATCGTTCCAAGGGTCGCATCCTCAAATGTGCCAATATTTTGATTGCCAATAACCCGCATGTCTTTGATAAACAACTGTTCTCCGAGCTGGACTACGGGATGCCGGTTCGGGTCTTGATGGCCAAAAACGAAGAGCATGAAGCAGAAAAAGTCGCGGCGGAAATCATGGGGCATCGTTTCATGAACCGTACCGGCTGGAAAGATTACGCCATCCTGTATCGCGGCAATCATCAGTCTCGGTTGCTGGAAAAGGTGCTGATGCAAAACCGCATTCCCTACAAGATCAGCGGCGGCACCTCGTTTTTCTCCCGTACCGAAATCAAAGACATCATGGCGTACCTGCGACTGCTGGTGAACCCGGATGACGATAATGCATTCTTGCGGGTGGTGAATCTGCCACGGCGTGAAATCGGTCCGTCTACGCTGGAAAAATTGGGGCACTATGCCAATCTGCGCGGCAAGAGTCTGTATGCGGCCAGCTTTGAACTGGGGCTGGAGCAGCATCTGCATGGCAAGGGATTAAACAGTCTGCGTCATTTTTGTGACTGGCTATGCCGCATGAGTGGCAATGCGGCACGCGGCAACAGTGAAGAAGTCGTGCGCGATCTGATCAAGGACATCCACTATGAAGAGTGGTTGTATGAAACGTCGCCCAGCCCGAAAGCCGCCGAAATGCGTATGCAAAACGTCTCGACCTTATATCGCTGGCTGACCGACATGCTGGCCGGTGATGTGCAAACCGATGAGCCCCCGCTCAGTCTCAGCGAAGCGGTGGCACGTTTTACCCTGCGCGATATGCTGGAGCGCAACGAAGGGGATGATGAGTTGGATCAGGTGCAACTGATGACATTGCACGCCTCCAAAGGGCTGGAATTCCCCTATGTATTCATGATCGGCATGGAAGAGGGATTGTTACCGCATCAGACCAGTATCGATGAAGACAACATCGATGAGGAACGTCGTCTGGCCTATGTCGGTATCACCCGGGCACAAACTGAACTCTGTTTTGTCTTATGTAAAGAGCGGCGACAGTTTGGTGAAGCGGTACGTCCGGAGCCAAGCCGTTTTCTGTTGGAACTGCCGCAGGATGACCTACAATGGGATGCCCGCAAAGAGCCCGCCAGTGCGGAGCAACGCCAGCAGAAGGCCAAGACCGGGATCGCCAATCTACGCGCCATGCTGAAAGATAAGGGGTAACCATGTCTTATTCTCGCTGGACAATGACACTGCAGCTGAAGATCCGCTTAAGTTCACTGGCACTGGGGATTGTACCGGCTTTGGTCGTCCTCGGCTGGCTGGGTATCTGGATGCCCGCCGCTTTACGTACCGCCATGCTCGCCTGTTTTGACCGGTTGGGCACGCTGGTGTATTACCCGCTGGCAGCGTTTGCGCTGGCGGCCGG
It contains:
- a CDS encoding aminotransferase class V-fold PLP-dependent enzyme is translated as MTFFDIQQVRDQFPILQQQINGHPLVYLDSAATAHKPECVLQAMLDFYRTDNANVHRSAHSLAGRATQRFEQARQRVASFLNARSSDEIIWTRGTTEAINLVANTWGKSHLQAGDEILLSAMEHHANLVTWQQIAQQTGAKLRIIPLLSSGELDLLAFRAMLSTKTRIVALVHVSNVLGTVNPVAEIVRLAKQVGAMTLIDGAQAVAHSPVDVQALDCDFYAFSGHKAYGPTGIGVLYGRYECLAQLAPWQFGGEMIRTVTFVESEFNLPPLRFEAGTPAIAEAIGLSAALDFLSEQQAAGAEAYQQALLQRLIHGLQPIEGVELVGQPTERQGLVSIVFTHAHHHDVCQLLDAQGIAVRSGHHCAMPLLNTLGLAGTLRISLGVYNKEMEIDIFLQALRQALELLHD
- a CDS encoding TAXI family TRAP transporter solute-binding subunit yields the protein MRLRLKCVQAIFLLMLWQSDGIAAPIANAITTGSQSDTYYQIGNELKEYVSPELQNLVSKGDVDNIKALSKTKGVSFAIVQSDVYQTYVNLEQHDPDPAIRQWATELLNSLRVVAPLYSEEIYFVVHKDSPMQELQDIEGKRLAIGPEGSGTNLTAKNIYFKLFGKAPVIVKPFIETGVLGSDDSTRYVRSALWHLAHPDAGPEERKVDVVVIIGGQPLPLLQRLGKDYKLLATNIKNDATESLLKDYSIGFADKKNYPFLARHMPVMMVQSYLVTAQFRDKPRRDFVKKFATSLCKNYDKLYEHGHEKWKALVWSPQHPHLPSLLSGWRYSDVTKPILENCHSDVTRVVSNPAATQALTCTLEDRSIGLCL
- a CDS encoding SufE family protein, coding for MTDRVDFIVNYPIGAGTGLDGDFIRTLLGQSTSWDERYRQLLQLTRKVPALPLEWRQTELEVSGCESRVWLLPYRDNNGIYHFVADSESRIVKSLLITLLAVANHQPADKIQQIQVASYFAELGLAQHITPSRTNGLQAVWKKMSDFCALSA
- the rep gene encoding DNA helicase Rep, producing MKLNPRQLDAMQFVSGPCLVLAGAGSGKTRVITAKIAYLIRECGYSARHIFAVTFTNKAAREMKERVAHTLGRKEARGLTVSTFHSLGLDLIRREHQHLNLKAHFSLFDDTDQMSLLKELTETEIQGDKVLLQQLVQTISRYKNDLILPAQALKRAQTPDEQRFARWYERYQKQMSAYNALDFDDLILLPTLLLKTNEQVREQWQNRIRYLLVDEYQDTNTSQYELVKLLVGERARFTVVGDDDQSIYSWRGAQPQNLVRLQQDFPRLNVIKLEQNYRSKGRILKCANILIANNPHVFDKQLFSELDYGMPVRVLMAKNEEHEAEKVAAEIMGHRFMNRTGWKDYAILYRGNHQSRLLEKVLMQNRIPYKISGGTSFFSRTEIKDIMAYLRLLVNPDDDNAFLRVVNLPRREIGPSTLEKLGHYANLRGKSLYAASFELGLEQHLHGKGLNSLRHFCDWLCRMSGNAARGNSEEVVRDLIKDIHYEEWLYETSPSPKAAEMRMQNVSTLYRWLTDMLAGDVQTDEPPLSLSEAVARFTLRDMLERNEGDDELDQVQLMTLHASKGLEFPYVFMIGMEEGLLPHQTSIDEDNIDEERRLAYVGITRAQTELCFVLCKERRQFGEAVRPEPSRFLLELPQDDLQWDARKEPASAEQRQQKAKTGIANLRAMLKDKG
- a CDS encoding EAL domain-containing protein, whose translation is MLDGLPAVLNKASLRFVAQPIFRQKGELYGHEMMLLHKQHKDPAMFMKIVNHMGLRQNLDLEVCRMAEPVLRTHHLTGCCCINLFADSLQEEEVIEALLLLADPSANRWVMVNVMQLDSNNKQSNLSEIIADLRQCGVRFCFDVKLLMQITAMSLPVDMLRMDIRQVPEDQWARWISFAESNCVPMLAAGVDDEIHRETLCQLGIDFLQGKLFADMVLLNQTA
- a CDS encoding glycosyltransferase family 2 protein, which gives rise to MTCEHAEAFLHQPAVTVVIPAKNESENIRPLISEIRTAMDGAFDYELIYVDDGSTDDTFAVLKAIRDEGFNKLKVIRHQQSVGQSFSVLNGARHGKGEWLVVLDADGQNDPADIPGMLTALQTAYVKDPKKVGIIGHRVTRRDDWVKRLSSKLANGFRDWMLKDGIPDTGCGLKATRRDWYVQLPAFNHMHRYVPALIQSLGGEMMIHPVNHRPRMAGVSNYGVWNRLWVGLVDVFGVRWLQHRAKRIVIQEILNGD
- the tcdA gene encoding tRNA cyclic N6-threonylcarbamoyladenosine(37) synthase TcdA, whose product is MQSDYFQRFGGIARLYGEAALLRFQQSHVCVIGIGGVGSWAAEALARSGIGQLTLIDMDDVCVTNTNRQVHALQGNVGKLKTEVMAERIRLINPECQINIVDDFITEENLTGHLDTHFDFVVDAIDSLKAKVSLLAYCKRQKIPLITTGGAGGQKDPTQIAIIDLAKTTQDPLAAKVRAELRRKFNFPRDPKKKFGIPCVYSTEQLTYPDGAGGTCSAKASSDGNMKMDCASGFGATTVVTATFGFVAVSYVLQKLSGK